From the Purpureocillium takamizusanense chromosome 6, complete sequence genome, one window contains:
- the CHS3_2 gene encoding Chitin synthase (TransMembrane:7 (o543-562i574-597o631-652i664-689o709-737i749-766o843-862i)~COG:M~CAZy:GT2_Chitin_synth~EggNog:ENOG503NWXV) gives MAYQGHGGHGQGHEYGSGGHPMQDLSPGGNYHMPPQEHDDEAGRYLLNEPPSLGYEHDRLGAGTPPDRPVSAYSLTESYAPGAAQHPGAGSGALGEHGAYGQFPQDGYHYDRPASTFNDEEDSWMQRQQPAGFGQGTGGGLKRYNTRKVKLVQGSVLSIDYPVPSAIKNAVQPQYRDVEGGNEEFMKMRYTAATCDPNEFTLKNGYDLRPRMYNRHTELLIAITYYNEDKVLLSRTLHGVMQNIRDIVNLKKSTFWNKGGPAWQKIVVCLVFDGIEKADKNVLDVLATVGIYQDGVIKKDVDGKETVAHIFEYTSQLSVTPGQQLIRPTGDSPQNLPPVQFIFCLKQKNSKKINSHRWLFNAFGRILNPEVTILIDAGTKPSPRSLLALWEGFYNDKDLGGACGEIHAMLGKGGKKLFNPLVAVQNFEYKISNILDKPLESSFGYVSVLPGAFSAYRFRAIMGRPLEQYFHGDHTLSKILGKKGIDGMNIFKKNMFLAEDRILCFELVAKAGQKWHLTYIKAAKGETDVPEGAAEFISQRRRWLNGSFAASLYSLMHFGRIYKSGHNIIRMFFFHIQLIYNFLNLIFSWFSLASYYLTTTVIMDLVGTPVVASSSTSEHHAWPFGDTATPIINALLKYLYLAFVILQFILALGNRPKGSKFTYIASFMLFGLVQGYILVLSGYLVARAFDTPIEDQIKLDSGADFVKSFFSGSGAAGVILIALITIYGLYFLASFLYLDPWHMFHSFPYYLLLMSTYINILMVYAFNNWHDVSWGTKGSDKAEALPSANITKGEKNEVVVEEIEKEQEDIDSQFEQTVRRALAPFKEVEEVEKKDVEDSYKSFRTGLVVSWLFSNILLVIVITSDNFNSFGIGKSASVRTANFFKFLLYATAVLSLVRFIGFLWFLGKTGIMCCFARR, from the exons ATGGCGTACCaaggccacggcggccatggccagggcCATGAGTACGGCAGTGGCGGACACCCGATGCAGGACTTGTCTCCCGGTGGAAAC TATCACATGCCGCCTCAAGAACACGACGATGAGGCTGGCCGCTACTTGCTTAATGAGCCCCCTTCACTGGGTTACGAGCACGACCGTCTCGGCGCCGGTACGCCCCCCGACCGCCCTGTCTCCGCGTACAGCCTCACCGAGTCTTATGCCCCGGGAGCTGCGCAGCACCCCGGAGCTGGCTCGGGCGCGTTGGGTGAGCACGGGGCGTACGGTCAATTCCCGCAGGACGGCTACCACTACGACCGCCCGGCCTCGACCTTCAATGATGAGGAGGACAGCTGGAtgcagcgacagcagcccgccggctTCGGCCAGGGCACGGGCGGTGGCCTGAAGCGTTACAATACCAGAAAGGTCAAGCTCGTCCAGGGCTCCGTCCTGAGCATTGACTATCCCGTGCCCAGCGCCATCAAGAACGCGGTCCAGCCTCAGtaccgcgacgtcgagggcggcaacgaAGAGTTCATGAAGATGCGCTATACGGCTGCTACCTGTGACCCCAACGAGTTTACGCTCAAGAACGGCTACGATTTGCGGCCCCGCATGTATAACCGACACACGGAGCTTCTTATCGCCATCACGTACTACAACGAGGACAAGGTCTTACTCTCGCGAACTCTCCACGGCGTCATGCAAAATATTCGCGACATTGTCAATCTCAAGAAGTCAACCTTCTGGAATAAAGGTGGCCCCGCCTGGCAGAAAATTGTCGTGTGCTTGGTCTTTGACGGTATCGAAAAGGCCGACAAAAATGTtctcgacgtcctcgccaccgTGGGAATTTATCAAGACGGTGTCATCAAGAAGGATGTTGACGGCAAAGAGACCGTGGCCCATATCTTCGAGTACACCAGCCAGCTGTCCGTGACacccggccagcagctcatcCGCCCGACGGGCGACAGCCCGCAGAACCTGCCGCCCGTTCAATTCATCTTTTGCTTGAAGCAAAAGAACAGCAAGAAGATCAACTCCCATCGCTGGCTATTCAACGCTTTTGGCCGCATCCTGAACCCCGAAGTCACCatcctcatcgacgccggcacCAAACCCAGCCCACGCTCTCTACTCGCGCTGTGGGAGGGCTTCTACAATGACAAGGACCTGGGAGGCGCTTGCGGTGAGATTCACGCCATGTtgggcaagggcggcaagaagctctTCAACCCCCTCGTCGCAGTTCAAAATTTTGAGTACAAGATATCCAACATTCTCGACAAGCCCCTCGAGTCGTCGTTCGGCTACGTCAGTGTGTTGCCCGGTGCCTTCTCCGCCTATCGATTTAGAGCAATCATGGGCCGTCCGCTGGAGCAGTACTTCCACGGCGACCACACGCTGTCCAAGATCCTAGGCAAGAAGGGCATTGACGGCATGAACATCTTCAAAAAGAACATGTTCTTGGCCGAGGACCGAATCCTGTGTTTCGAGCTGGTCGCCAAGGCCGGTCAGAAGTGGCACTTGACCTacatcaaggccgccaagggtGAGACCGACGTGCCCGAAGGCGCTGCCGAGTTCATcagccagcgtcgtcgttggctcAACGGTTCCTTTGCCGCCTCGTTGTACTCTTTGATGCACTTTGGTCGTATCTACAAGAGCGGTCACAACATCATCCGCATGTTCTTCTTTCACATCCAGCTCATTTATAACTTCCTCAACCTGATCTTCTCCTGGTTCTCTCTGGCGTCTTACTACCTGACGACGACTGTCATCATGGACCTTGTTGGCACTCcggtcgtcgcctcgtcgagcacgtcggAGCACCACGCCTGGCCTTTTGGTGATACGGCAACGCCAATTATCAACGCACTGCTCAAGTATCTCTACTTGGCCTTTGTCATTCTCCAGTTCATCCTGGCCCTGGGTAACCGTCCGAAGGGCTCCAAGTTCACCTACATCGCCTCTTTTATGCTTTTTGGCTTGGTTCAGGGCTACATTCTGGTGCTCTCTGGCtacctcgtcgcgcgcgccttTGACACGCCCATCGAGGACCAGATCAAGCTCGATTCGGGAGCGGACTTCGTCAAGAGTTTCTTCTCGGGATCCGGTGCGGCTGGCGTCATCCTGATTGCTCTCATCACCATCTACGGATTGTACTTCTTGGCGTCGTTTCTGTACCTGGACCCGTGGCACATGTTCCACTCCTTCCCCTACTACCTCCTGCTCATGTCGACGTACATCAACATTCTCATGGTGTACGCCTTCAACAACTGGCACGACGTTTCGTGGGGCACAAAGGGATCCGACAAAGCGGAAGCTCTGCCGTCCGCGAATATCACCAAGGGCGAAAAGAACGAGGTCGTCGTGGAGGAAATCGAGAAGGAGCAGGAAGACATCGACAGCCAGTTTGAGCAGACGGTGCGCCGCGCTCTCGCCCCCTTCAAAGAGGTGGAGGAAGTGGAAAAGAAGGACGTCGAGGACTCGTACAAGTCCTTCAGAACCGGCCTGGTCGTGTCCTGGCTCTTCTCCAACATTCTTCTGGTCATTGTCATTACTAGCGACAACTTCAACTCGTTTGGCATCGGC AAATCGGCGTCGGTCCGTACCGCCAACTTCTTCAAGTTTCTGCTGTACGCTACAGCAGTTCTGTCGCTGGTTCGGTTCATTGGCTTCCTGTGGTTCTTGGGCAAGACTGGCATCATGTGCTGCTTCGCACGCAGATAA
- the CHS3_2 gene encoding Chitin synthase (CAZy:GT2_Chitin_synth~COG:M~TransMembrane:8 (o543-562i574-597o631-652i664-689o709-737i749-766o843-862i883-906o)~EggNog:ENOG503NWXV), protein MAYQGHGGHGQGHEYGSGGHPMQDLSPGGNYHMPPQEHDDEAGRYLLNEPPSLGYEHDRLGAGTPPDRPVSAYSLTESYAPGAAQHPGAGSGALGEHGAYGQFPQDGYHYDRPASTFNDEEDSWMQRQQPAGFGQGTGGGLKRYNTRKVKLVQGSVLSIDYPVPSAIKNAVQPQYRDVEGGNEEFMKMRYTAATCDPNEFTLKNGYDLRPRMYNRHTELLIAITYYNEDKVLLSRTLHGVMQNIRDIVNLKKSTFWNKGGPAWQKIVVCLVFDGIEKADKNVLDVLATVGIYQDGVIKKDVDGKETVAHIFEYTSQLSVTPGQQLIRPTGDSPQNLPPVQFIFCLKQKNSKKINSHRWLFNAFGRILNPEVTILIDAGTKPSPRSLLALWEGFYNDKDLGGACGEIHAMLGKGGKKLFNPLVAVQNFEYKISNILDKPLESSFGYVSVLPGAFSAYRFRAIMGRPLEQYFHGDHTLSKILGKKGIDGMNIFKKNMFLAEDRILCFELVAKAGQKWHLTYIKAAKGETDVPEGAAEFISQRRRWLNGSFAASLYSLMHFGRIYKSGHNIIRMFFFHIQLIYNFLNLIFSWFSLASYYLTTTVIMDLVGTPVVASSSTSEHHAWPFGDTATPIINALLKYLYLAFVILQFILALGNRPKGSKFTYIASFMLFGLVQGYILVLSGYLVARAFDTPIEDQIKLDSGADFVKSFFSGSGAAGVILIALITIYGLYFLASFLYLDPWHMFHSFPYYLLLMSTYINILMVYAFNNWHDVSWGTKGSDKAEALPSANITKGEKNEVVVEEIEKEQEDIDSQFEQTVRRALAPFKEVEEVEKKDVEDSYKSFRTGLVVSWLFSNILLVIVITSDNFNSFGIGVSLLRNPSPPNTHKHRGITGILKAIADMSCRNRRRSVPPTSSSFCCTLQQFCRWFGSLASCGSWARLASCAASHADKSLHRIWFTATSGTWLCLENGGFTGNTGHHLGCRL, encoded by the exons ATGGCGTACCaaggccacggcggccatggccagggcCATGAGTACGGCAGTGGCGGACACCCGATGCAGGACTTGTCTCCCGGTGGAAAC TATCACATGCCGCCTCAAGAACACGACGATGAGGCTGGCCGCTACTTGCTTAATGAGCCCCCTTCACTGGGTTACGAGCACGACCGTCTCGGCGCCGGTACGCCCCCCGACCGCCCTGTCTCCGCGTACAGCCTCACCGAGTCTTATGCCCCGGGAGCTGCGCAGCACCCCGGAGCTGGCTCGGGCGCGTTGGGTGAGCACGGGGCGTACGGTCAATTCCCGCAGGACGGCTACCACTACGACCGCCCGGCCTCGACCTTCAATGATGAGGAGGACAGCTGGAtgcagcgacagcagcccgccggctTCGGCCAGGGCACGGGCGGTGGCCTGAAGCGTTACAATACCAGAAAGGTCAAGCTCGTCCAGGGCTCCGTCCTGAGCATTGACTATCCCGTGCCCAGCGCCATCAAGAACGCGGTCCAGCCTCAGtaccgcgacgtcgagggcggcaacgaAGAGTTCATGAAGATGCGCTATACGGCTGCTACCTGTGACCCCAACGAGTTTACGCTCAAGAACGGCTACGATTTGCGGCCCCGCATGTATAACCGACACACGGAGCTTCTTATCGCCATCACGTACTACAACGAGGACAAGGTCTTACTCTCGCGAACTCTCCACGGCGTCATGCAAAATATTCGCGACATTGTCAATCTCAAGAAGTCAACCTTCTGGAATAAAGGTGGCCCCGCCTGGCAGAAAATTGTCGTGTGCTTGGTCTTTGACGGTATCGAAAAGGCCGACAAAAATGTtctcgacgtcctcgccaccgTGGGAATTTATCAAGACGGTGTCATCAAGAAGGATGTTGACGGCAAAGAGACCGTGGCCCATATCTTCGAGTACACCAGCCAGCTGTCCGTGACacccggccagcagctcatcCGCCCGACGGGCGACAGCCCGCAGAACCTGCCGCCCGTTCAATTCATCTTTTGCTTGAAGCAAAAGAACAGCAAGAAGATCAACTCCCATCGCTGGCTATTCAACGCTTTTGGCCGCATCCTGAACCCCGAAGTCACCatcctcatcgacgccggcacCAAACCCAGCCCACGCTCTCTACTCGCGCTGTGGGAGGGCTTCTACAATGACAAGGACCTGGGAGGCGCTTGCGGTGAGATTCACGCCATGTtgggcaagggcggcaagaagctctTCAACCCCCTCGTCGCAGTTCAAAATTTTGAGTACAAGATATCCAACATTCTCGACAAGCCCCTCGAGTCGTCGTTCGGCTACGTCAGTGTGTTGCCCGGTGCCTTCTCCGCCTATCGATTTAGAGCAATCATGGGCCGTCCGCTGGAGCAGTACTTCCACGGCGACCACACGCTGTCCAAGATCCTAGGCAAGAAGGGCATTGACGGCATGAACATCTTCAAAAAGAACATGTTCTTGGCCGAGGACCGAATCCTGTGTTTCGAGCTGGTCGCCAAGGCCGGTCAGAAGTGGCACTTGACCTacatcaaggccgccaagggtGAGACCGACGTGCCCGAAGGCGCTGCCGAGTTCATcagccagcgtcgtcgttggctcAACGGTTCCTTTGCCGCCTCGTTGTACTCTTTGATGCACTTTGGTCGTATCTACAAGAGCGGTCACAACATCATCCGCATGTTCTTCTTTCACATCCAGCTCATTTATAACTTCCTCAACCTGATCTTCTCCTGGTTCTCTCTGGCGTCTTACTACCTGACGACGACTGTCATCATGGACCTTGTTGGCACTCcggtcgtcgcctcgtcgagcacgtcggAGCACCACGCCTGGCCTTTTGGTGATACGGCAACGCCAATTATCAACGCACTGCTCAAGTATCTCTACTTGGCCTTTGTCATTCTCCAGTTCATCCTGGCCCTGGGTAACCGTCCGAAGGGCTCCAAGTTCACCTACATCGCCTCTTTTATGCTTTTTGGCTTGGTTCAGGGCTACATTCTGGTGCTCTCTGGCtacctcgtcgcgcgcgccttTGACACGCCCATCGAGGACCAGATCAAGCTCGATTCGGGAGCGGACTTCGTCAAGAGTTTCTTCTCGGGATCCGGTGCGGCTGGCGTCATCCTGATTGCTCTCATCACCATCTACGGATTGTACTTCTTGGCGTCGTTTCTGTACCTGGACCCGTGGCACATGTTCCACTCCTTCCCCTACTACCTCCTGCTCATGTCGACGTACATCAACATTCTCATGGTGTACGCCTTCAACAACTGGCACGACGTTTCGTGGGGCACAAAGGGATCCGACAAAGCGGAAGCTCTGCCGTCCGCGAATATCACCAAGGGCGAAAAGAACGAGGTCGTCGTGGAGGAAATCGAGAAGGAGCAGGAAGACATCGACAGCCAGTTTGAGCAGACGGTGCGCCGCGCTCTCGCCCCCTTCAAAGAGGTGGAGGAAGTGGAAAAGAAGGACGTCGAGGACTCGTACAAGTCCTTCAGAACCGGCCTGGTCGTGTCCTGGCTCTTCTCCAACATTCTTCTGGTCATTGTCATTACTAGCGACAACTTCAACTCGTTTGGCATCGGCGTAAGTCTCCTTCGGAACCCATCTCCCCcaaacacacacaaacaccgCGGCATTACTGGAATCCTGAAGGCGATAGCTGACATGTCTTGCAGAAATCGGCGTCGGTCCGTACCGCCAACTTCTTCAAGTTTCTGCTGTACGCTACAGCAGTTCTGTCGCTGGTTCGGTTCATTGGCTTCCTGTGGTTCTTGGGCAAGACTGGCATCATGTGCTGCTTCGCACGCAGATAAGAGTCTACATCGGATCTGGTTTACCGCGACGTCGGGCACGTGGCTGTGTTTGGAAAACGGTGGCTTTACAGGCAATACGGGTCATCACTTGGGGTGTCGACTGTAG
- a CDS encoding uncharacterized protein (SECRETED:SignalP(1-32~SECRETED:cutsite=LLG-QV~SECRETED:prob=0.1929)) has translation MREASLHLHRTPSLALLVSVFALDSVDRPLLGQVSESHPSYLWQKTCDVRGGDGLQTGTSNRVTAHRARRLDQVEELLLWPPSWPAVKQEYPRQNSTVVPHLRGGRQTASKLRVGPVVRRPLLLPSLGRPLAGTHAPLSQQNYCVLHTALAATVGPIPWCRRAAQR, from the coding sequence ATGCGGGAGGCGAGCTTGCATCTCCATCGTACGCCCTCGCTTGCCCTTCTCGTATCTGTATTCGCACTTGACTCTGTCGACCGTCCCTTGCTTGGCCAGGTTTCAGAGAGCCACCCCTCCTATCTCTGGCAAAAGACATGTGACGTGCGCGGTGGCGACGGTCTCCAGACCGGAACCTCGAACCGCGTCACTGCTCACCGTGCCCGCAGGCTTGATCAAGTAgaagagctgctgctgtggcctCCCTCTTGGCCGGCCGTCAAGCAGGAGTACCCAAGGCAGAACAGCACAGTGGTGCCGCATTtacgcggcgggcggcagacGGCTTCGAAGCTGCGTGTCGGCCCAGTCGTGCGACGTCCGCTCCTGCTTCCATCGCTGGGTCGTCCCCTTGCTGGGACCCACGCGCCACTGTCGCAGCAAAATTATTGCGTTCTGCACACGGCACTGGCTGCAACGGTAGGCCCCATCCCCTGGTGTCGACGTGCAGCTCAGCGCTGA